One Meles meles chromosome 11, mMelMel3.1 paternal haplotype, whole genome shotgun sequence DNA segment encodes these proteins:
- the LOC123953033 gene encoding glycosyltransferase 6 domain-containing protein 1-like, giving the protein MGVQPVGSAPPGRIQKLGPCISSPAPLGTASFLQSHITLCVFQDALPPAQGGDPPRNDVLVLIPWLAPVVWKGSSDTDILNEQFRPQNATIGLTVFAIKKTRCVSRRCEASFGPFLVQPPPPPPRRVPEQIAGAHPTAQPEDCPPSAPTVTHEGQEGPRGGDA; this is encoded by the exons ATGGGGGTGCAGCCTGTGGGGTCGGCTCCTCCTGGAAGGATCCAAAAGCTTGGCCCCTGCATCAGCTCTCCAGCCCCACTGGGCACCGCCTCCTTCCTGCAAAGTCACATCACGCTGTGTGTTTTTCAGGATGCTTTACCCCCAGCCCAAGGTGGTGACCCCCC GAGGAACGATGTCCTTGTCCTGATCCCGTGGTTGGCCCCCGTGGTTTGGAAAGGGAGCTCCGACACTGACATCCTGAATGAGCAGTTCCGGCCACAGAACGCCACCATTGGACTAACGGTGTTTGCTATCAAAAA GACTCGCTGCGTCTCGAGGCGGTGTGAAGCATCGTTCGGTCCATTCTTGGtgcagccgccccccccccccccccgccgtgttCCGGAGCAGATTGCTGGTGCCCATCCCACTGCTCAGCCTGAGGACTGTCCCCCGTCAGctcccacagtgacc CACGAGGGGCAAGAGGGACCTCGTGGGGGAGACGCGTGA